A genomic window from Microvirga sp. TS319 includes:
- the rpmB gene encoding 50S ribosomal protein L28, whose amino-acid sequence MSRRCELTGKAVLSGHLVSHSNRKTKRKFLPNLCNVTLQSETLQRSVRLRVSAHALRSVEHRGGLDAFLAKASATELSTTALAVKREIEKKLAAAS is encoded by the coding sequence CGAACTGACCGGCAAGGCCGTGCTGAGTGGCCATCTGGTGAGCCACTCGAACCGCAAGACGAAGCGGAAGTTCCTGCCGAACCTCTGCAACGTCACGCTCCAGTCTGAGACCCTGCAGCGCTCCGTGCGCCTGCGCGTGTCCGCCCATGCTCTGCGCTCTGTCGAGCATCGCGGCGGCCTCGACGCCTTCCTGGCGAAGGCCTCGGCTACCGAGCTGTCGACCACCGCCCTCGCTGTGAAGCGCGAGATCGAGAAGAAGCTCGCGGCTGCGAGCTGA
- a CDS encoding queuosine precursor transporter has translation MTALDRRDFTIALVAMTIVVLASNILVQYPFEAWGLQDYFTWGAFTYPFSFLVTELANRRFGPKGARKVVYVGFVLAVALSIILATPRIAIASGSAFLTAQLLDIGIFSRLRNMAWWLPPFASSTISAAVDTTIFFSFAFYCGAIPGIGLTIDQVLAQAGITDQCIALPWVTLGLADYGVKLALSVFSILPYGVVLRLMSPGLAQRATV, from the coding sequence ATGACCGCCCTCGATCGCCGCGACTTCACGATCGCCCTCGTCGCGATGACCATCGTCGTGCTGGCCTCGAACATCCTCGTGCAATATCCCTTCGAGGCCTGGGGCCTTCAGGATTATTTCACCTGGGGCGCCTTCACCTATCCCTTCTCGTTCCTGGTAACGGAGCTGGCCAACCGCCGCTTCGGACCCAAAGGAGCCCGGAAGGTCGTCTATGTAGGCTTCGTCCTGGCGGTCGCGCTCTCGATCATTCTCGCGACCCCGCGCATCGCCATCGCTTCGGGCAGCGCCTTCCTGACGGCGCAGCTGCTCGATATCGGCATCTTCTCGCGCCTGAGGAACATGGCCTGGTGGCTGCCGCCCTTCGCCTCCTCGACGATCTCGGCGGCCGTCGACACGACGATTTTCTTTTCCTTCGCATTCTATTGCGGCGCGATTCCGGGCATCGGCCTGACGATCGATCAGGTGCTCGCTCAGGCAGGCATCACCGATCAGTGCATCGCGCTTCCCTGGGTGACGCTGGGCCTCGCGGATTACGGCGTCAAGCTCGCGCTCTCGGTCTTCTCCATCCTGCCCTACGGCGTGGTGCTGCGCCTCATGAGTCCAGGCTTGGCGCAGCGCGCTACGGTGTAG